Below is a genomic region from Euzebya sp..
TCGGGTACTCCCGCCGGACCAGCGTCAGCGCGTCGCCCAGCGGGGCGGTGTTCGCGGCGAGCAGCTCCTGGAGGTGCGCCTCGACCCCGTCCTTGGTGAGCCCCGGGTCCTCCCCCAGCTCGGTGGCGGCCTCCCAGATGCGCTCGTGCAGCTGGATGGTGAGCGTCTCGCCCTTGGGGGAGGTGACGACCCAGCGGTCGGGCTCCTCGGCCAGGGTGTTCGGCGCGTTCATCCAGTTGAGCGGCTTGTACGCCCCGCCGTCGGCGTGGATCGCCACGCAACCGTCGGCCTTGACCATGATCAGCCGCCGCGCCTCGGGCAGGTGGGCGGTCAGGCGCCCGTCGTAGTCGACGGTGCAGCGGGCGCCGAGCAGGCGCAGGGCGGCCGCAGGCTATCGGCTCGAGCTCCCGGAGACGACAACGGCCCGGCGCTCTTGGCGCGCCGGGCCTCGTCTGGGTCGCCACCGTCACCCGCTCGGGCGCGGCGCGCTTGTGCGCCGGACCCTCCGCGGCGGTGGGTGCACCTCATCATCGTCACGTGAGGTGGCGACCTGAACAACCAGGTGTTCCGGTTCCGTAGCCATCCGGTGGCCGGCAGGTGCCCGGGGACTCGACGGCGAAGTCCGCATGCGGTACGCATTGTCCTCGCAGTCGCCACCGGGAGCCCCACATGCGCCGTCAGCTCATCGTCGTCCTCGTCGTCGGGATGCTCGCGGGGGTGATGGCCCTGCCCGCAGCGGCCCACCCCGAGCGCGACGCGACGTTCCCGAGCGGGCAGCTCGGGACGCCGACGTACCGCTTCGACGGGCCGACCGAGGTCGTGTGCAAGCCGGACACCCCGGCCCGCCTGCGCGTGCTGCCGCCCGAGCTGCGCCAGCGCAACGAAGCCCTGCTGGCCGAGTGCGAGCACACCCACCTCAACGAGGCCATCGACGAGATCCGCGCGAGCGGCGAGCAGGGGACCCGCATCCTCCTCATGCCCGGCGTGTACCGCGAGGAGCCGTACGTCGGCGCGGTCGACGAGTCCTGCATGGACATCGGGACCACCGAGGGCGACGGCGGCATCGACATCGGCCCGATCCCGCTGCCGCCCCTCGACGACCCCGCCGAGGACGAGGGGAACAACGACCCGGGGTCGCTGATCCTGACCTACGACGAGCAGGTCGAGTGCCCCTACCTGCAGAACCTGATCCCGATCCTCGGGGACTCCGACGGCGACGGCGTCTGCGACAACGCCCTCTGCGACCTCCAGATCGAGGGGACCGGTGCCTCCCCGCTCGACACGGTCATCGACGGCGACTACTCCCAGCTCAACGGCATCCGCGGTGACCGCGCGGACGGCCTGTACCTGCGGAACTTCACCGTCCAGCGCTTCGAGTTCAACGCGGTCTACGTCCTCGAGACCGACGGGTTCGCGTTCGAGGAGGTCCTGACCCGCTGGAACGACGAGTACGGGTTCCTGTCCTTCGCCGTCGACCACGGGCTGTACCAGAACTGCGAGGGGTACGGGAACGGGGACTCCGCGATCTACCCGGGCTCGGCCACGGACCTGAACGCCGAGGCCGGGCTCTTCGACGACAACGAGGGGCTGCGCCTCGGCACCGAGATCCGCGGCTGCCGTGGGCACCACAACACCCTCGGGTACTCGGGCACGGCCGGGAACTCCGTCCACACCCACCACAACGAGTTCGACCACAACGCCGTGGGCGCGGCGATGGACAGCCTGTTCCCCGACCACCCCGGCCTGCCGCAGGACCACGCGTACTTCCACGACAACCTGTTCCACTCGAACAACACCGGCTACTTCGAGGACTTCGTGCAGCAGGGCGTCTGCACCGGACCGTTCTCCGAGCGCGACTACGACGAGGGCGTCGTCTGCCCGGTCGTCCCCCTGCCGGTCGGGTCCGGCATCGTGCTCGCCGGCGGGAACTACAACCTCTACGAGCACAACACGATCTACGACAACTGGCGCAACGGGACCTTCCAGTTCTTCGTCCCCGCCACGCTGCGCGGCGAGGACGACCCGCTGTTGCAGTTCGACACCTCGAACTTCAACACCTGGCGGGAGAACGCCTACGGCATCAACCCCAACGGCCTGGCCCAGCCCAACGGGACCGACATGGTCTGGGACGGCGAGGGCGAGGGGAACTGCTGGGAGGGCAACACCGGCGTGGACGGGGAGGCGACCAGCGCCGTCGGCGACGGGTCGGGCACCGCGCAGGTCCCGGGCATCCCCCTGCCGTCGGACTGCGACAACCGGCCGCCGTTCACGCCGGGTCCGGGGATCCTCGCGGCGGCGACGTGCGCGGAGTACGACCGCGACGACATGCCGAACCCGCCGCTGTGCAACTGGTTCTCCACACCAGAGCCCCCAGCGGGGCGGGCACCCGAGGGCGCGACCATCGAGCGGCTCGCCGGTGACGAGCGGATCGGGACGGCCCTCGAGGTCAGCCGCGAGGCCTTCCCGGGCGCGGCGGCGAACGTGGTGATCGCGACCAGCGAGCAGTTCGCGGACGCGCTGGCCGGCGCGCCCCTCGCGGCCCACCTCGAGGCGCCGCTGCTGATCACCCCCCGCGCCGGGCTGGACGACCGCGTCGCCGAGGAGATCGCGCGGCTGGGCGCCACCCGGGCGTGGCTGCTCGGCGGCACCGCGGCCCTCGACGACCAGGTGGTCACCGACCTCGCCGCCGCCGGCATCGAGGACGTCACCCGGATCGGCGGTGGGGACCGCTTCCAGACCGCGGTGATGATCGCGGAGTCCATCGGCAGCGGGAACGCCTTCCTGGTGGAGGGGAACGACTTCGCCTCGGCGCTGGCGGCCTCCGCCGTCGGCGCGCTGGTGACCCGCCCGGTCCTGCTCACCCCCGCAGAGGAGCTGGCGCCGAGCGTCCGCTCGTTCCTCCAGGGCGGGCAGGTCGTCGACGTGCGGGTGGTCGGCCAGGCGGTGTCCGAGGCCGTCGAGGGGTCGCTGCCCGAGGTCGACCCCGACATCAGCGACGTCGAGCGCACCGCCGGGGCCGACGCGCTCGAGACCAGCGCGCTGATGGCCGAGCTCGGCATCCAGATGGGTCAGGACGACACCGGGTGGTGGATCGCCACGGTCGAGAACTGGCCGGACGCGCTCGGCGCCGCGGCCGCGGCGGCCGTGGCCGAGGGCGTCCTGCTGCAGGTCCCCGCCGACTCCCTCGGCGAGCCGGCCAGCGCCCTGCTGGGCGAGAAGGCCGCCGTCGCCGAGGACATCCGGGTCGTCGGCGGGACCGCGGCGCTGTCCGACGACGTCGTGGCCGAGCTGGCGGAGGTCACGGGCGGGGTCGAGGGCGACACCCGCGGGGACCGCAGCCACGGCGAGTACCGGAGCGTCGGCTCGATCGCCCCGCTGCCGGAGGCGTCAGAGGCCTACGGGGAGGTCAGCGGGACCGCGACGATGGTCCGCACCGTCCACGGGACCACCGAGGTCGAGCTGCAGGTCCAGGGGCTGCCCGCCAGCACCACCGTGCCGGTGCACGTCCACGTCGACACCTGCGCGAACTCCGGGGGCGACCACTTCCAGTTCACCCCGGGCGGGTCGACGATGCCGCCGAACGAGATCCACCCGTCGTTCATCAGCGACGCGCAGGGCGTCGGCCGCGGCACCGCGACCGCGTTCGCCATCGCCGGGCCGGAGGCGCGGTCGGTCGTCCTGCACGACCCGGACGGCAACAAGGTGGCGTGCGCGAACCTGAGCGATCCCGGGCTGCCGGACGGCGTCGCGACGACCCCGGCGCTCGCGAGCTGGATGGCCCCGCCGGCGGTCTACGCCGACAGCCTGTCCCACCGCCTCTTCGCCGACGGCCAGATCTGGTGGTGGGCCGCCGTGGCCGCCTGGCTCATCGGCTCGGTCCTGCTCCACCGCACCATCCGCCGCCGCCGGCACTGACCCCTGATCCTCAGATCTGAGGGGTAGCTCCGCCGACGGACCTGCCCCTCAGATCTCGGTCTCCGGTCGGTCGCCCTGATCCTCAGATCTGAGCACGAGGTCCGCCCGCGCACCGAGCGCTCAGATCTGAGACATCGGGTGCGGCGCCACCGCGCCGCGGACGCGACGACGCCCCGGCCTCTTGGCGGCCGGGGCGTCGTGATCGTGGTCGGGCTGGTCAGTCCTCGGCGTCGCTGCCGGTGCCGGCCAGCTCCATCGGCGGGACCTCCGGGGCGTCGACGGCGCGGAAGACGACGGCGTCCTCCTCGATGTCCGCGACGATCAGCTGGTTGGCGCTGAACTCGCCGTAGAGGAGCTTCTCGCTGAGGGCGTCCTCGATCTCGCGCTGGATGGTCCGGCGCAGCGGCCGGGCGCCCAGCGTGGGGTCGTAGCCCTTCTTGCTCAGCCAGTCCTTCGCGTCCTCGGTCAGCTCGATGTCGAGGGCCTTGGCCTTCAGCTGGCCCTTCACCCGCTTCATCATCAGGTCCACGATGGCCTTCACCTGCTCCTGGGTCAGGGGGTGGAAGACGATCGTGTCGTCGATGCGGTTGAGGAACTCCGGGCGGAAGTGGCGCTTCAGCTCGTCATCGACCTGGGACTTCATCCGCTCGTAGTGGCTGGCCTCGTCCTGCACCCCGAAGCCGGTCTGGGTACGACCCAGCTCACGGGTCCCCAGGTTCGAGGTCATGATCAGCACGGTGTTCTTGAAGTCCACGCTCTTGCCCTGGCTGTCGGTCAGGCGACCGTCCTCCAGGATCTGCAGGAGGCTGTTGAACACGTCCGGGTGGGCCTTCTCGACCTCGTCGAACAGGACCACGCTGAAGGGCCGGCGGCGGACCGCCTCGGTCAGCTGGCCGCCCTCCTCGTAGCCCACGTAGCCCGGAGGCGAGCCGATCAGGCGGCTGACCGTGTGCTTCTCCATGTACTCGGACATGTCGAGGTGGATCAGCGCGTCCTCGTCGCCGAAGAGGAACTCCGCCAGCGTCTTGGCGAGCTCGGTCTTCCCGACGCCGGAGGGGCCGAGGAAGATGAACGAGCCGGCGGGGCGCTTCGGGTCCTTCAGGCCGGACCGGGTGCGGCGGATGGACTTGGAGACGGCTGCGATGGCCTCCTCCTGGCCGATGATCCGCTTGTGGAGCTCGGACTCCATCCGCAGCAGCTTCTGGGTCTCCTCCTCGGTCAGCTTGAAGACCGGGATGCCCGTCCAGTTGCTGAGGACCTCGGCGATGTCCTCCTCGTCCAGGGTGAGGACGGAGTCCATGCCGTCGGACTTCCACTCCTTCTCCCGGGCCGCCTTCCGCTCGAGGAGCTTCTTCTCCTCGTCGCGCAGCCGGGCGGCCTTCTCGAAGTCCTGGTCGTCGATCGCCGCCTCCTTCTGCTTGCGGACCTCGTTGGCCTCGTCCTCGAGGTCCTGGAGGTCCGGCGGGGCGGTCAGGCGGCGGATCCGGAGGCGGGACCCGGCCTCGTCGATCAGGTCGATCGCCTTGTCGGGGAGGAAGCGGTCGGAGATGTAGCGGTCGGCGAGGTTCGCCGCGGCCACCAGGGCGTCGTCGGTGATCGTGACGCGGTGGTGGGCCTCGTAGCGGTCGCGCAGGCCCTTCAGGATCTCGATCGTGTGGGCGATCGAGGGCTGCTCGACGGTGATCGGCTGGAAGCGGCGCTCGAGCGCGGCGTCCTTCTCGAGGTACTTGCGGTACTCGTCGATGGTCGTCGCGCCGATGGTCTGCAGCTCGCCGCGGGCCAGCATGGGCTTCAGGATCGACGCGGCGTCGATCGCGCCCTCGGCGGCGCCCGCCCCGACGAGGGTGTGCAGCTCGTCGATGAACAGGATGATGTCGCCGCGGGTCGTGATCTCCTTCAGCACCTTCTTCAGGCGCTCCTCGAAGTCACCGCGGTAGCGGGATCCGGCGACCAGCGCGCCGAGGTCGAGGGTGTAGAGCTGCTTGTCCTTCAGCGTCTCGGGGATCGACCCGGCCACGATCATCTGGGCCAGGCCCTCGACGATCGCGGTCTTGCCGACACCTGGCTCGCCGATCAGCACCGGGTTGTTCTTGGTCCGGCGGCTGAGGACCTGCATGACCCGCTCGATCTCGCGCTTGCGGCCGATGACCGGGTCGAGCTTGCCGTCGCGGGCGTGCTGGGTGAGGTTGCGCCCGAACTGGTCGAGCACCGCCGAGCCCTTCGACTCGCCCTCGCCGGAGCCACCGGAGACGCCGGCCTTCTGCCCCGAGCCGGAGGTCGAGGACCCCGACTCGCCGCCGGCGTAGCCGCTGAGCAGCTGGATGACCTGCTGGCGCACGCGGTTGAGGTCCGCGCCCAGCTTCTGGAGGACCTGGGCGGCGACGCCCTCGCCCTCGCGGATCAGGCCGAGCAGGATGTGCTCGGTGCCGATGTAGTTGTGCCCGAGCTGCAGCGCCTCCCGCAGGCTCAGCTCGAGGACCTTCTTCGCGCGCGGCGTGAAGGGGATGTGACCCGCCGGAGCCGTCTGGCCCTGGCCGATGATCTCCTCGACCTGCTCGCGCACGCCCTCGAGGGAGATGCCGAGCGACTCGAGGGCCTTCGCGGCCACGCCCTCACCCTCGTGGATCAGCCCGAGCAGGATGTGCTCGGTGCCGATGTAGTTGTGGTTGAGCATCCGAGCTTCTTCCTGAGCGAGAACCACAACTCGCCGTGCTCGGTCGGTGAAGCGTTCGAACATCTCTGTGCCCCCTGGGCAGTAGCGGGGAGTCCGGTGAACCGTATCGTCATCGCACCGGCGGATCCGGCCCGGATCGGGGTGGTCACCTCACGCCCCACCCTACCCAGGGCCGCAAGCTGCCGCCCTCGACGAGACGTGCCTCACGGGGGCGCCGAGCTCCCCTCCTGGTCGGCCGACGAGGCCCTGAGCTGAGGGACATCACGCTGCGTGAAGTCTGCCCTCAAGTCGGCCGGGCGGCGGCCGATCCTCTTCCTGCAGGGCGTGGATGGACCACGTCCGTCGCTTCACGGACGAGGCAGGGACCGCACGCATGGACATCGCACTCATAGGCGGGCTCGCCATGGCCTTCCTGTCGATCATCGTGTCGACGGTCATGGACGGGAACAGCTTCGGCCCCCTGATCGGGCCGTCGTCCTTCGTGCTGGTGTTCTTCGGCGCCCTCGGCTCGGCCATGTCCAGCCTCGACAAGGAGGACCTCGGTCGGATCGTCCCGAGCATCCTCAAGTCCATCAAGGGCGCGAGCTTCGACAACTCGGCGACGGTCACGATGATGGCCCAGCTCGCCGACGTCGCCCGGCGCGAGGGCGTCCTCGCCCTCGAGTCCCGGCTCGGCGAGATCGAGGACGAGTTCCTGAAGAAGGGCACCCAGCTGATCCTCGACGGCGTGGACTCCGAGCGGGTCGAGGAGACCCTGATGATCCACATGGAGGCCGTCGGCACCCGCCACAAGAAGATGATCAGCTTCCACGAGGCCGTCGGCGGCTACATGCCGACCTTCGGCATGATCGGCACGGTCATCGGCCTGATCAACATGCTCGGGAACCTGGCCGACCCCTCCCAGCTCGGCGCCGGCATGGCCGTGGCCCTGCTGACGACGCTGTACGGGGTCATCTTCGCGAACATGATGTTCCTGCCGTTCGCCTCGAAGCTGAAGCTGATCAGCGACGCCGAGCAGGCCTCGATGCAGGTCGTCCTCGACGGGATCCTGTCGATCCAGGCGGGGATGAGCCCCCAGATGCTGGTCGAGCGGCTCGAGTCCTACCTGCCGCCGAGCGAGCACGTGGGCTACTCCGACCGCATGGCCGCCGCGGCCTAGGCCGCAGGGAGCCCGCACATGGCCAAGCACAGGTGCAAGGAGCCCGATCCCCCCGCCGACACCGGCAGGTGGCTCGGGACCTACGGCGACATGGTCACCCTGCTCATGGCGTTCTTCGTCATGCTGTTCGCCGTGTCCGACACGAACGCGAAGAAGTTCGAGGCGTTCGTGTCCGGCCTCGCCGGCCCGTTCGACAACCCGGCCGTCGAGATGGGGCTGGTCAACGGCACCCGCCTCGAGGACACGAGCGCCACGCCGATCTCGCTGATCGCCCCCCAGCGCAACCAGAGCGACCCCGAGGACCCGCTGGTCGACGAGTTGGGTGAGACCGACACCGGCGCGGCCGGCGAGGCGGCCGAGCAGCTCAACGCCGTCGAGGAGCAGCTCGAGGAGGCCCTCAGCGACCTCGAGATCCCCATCTCCGCGGACATCCGCGACGACGAGCGGGGCCTCGTGATCTCGATCTCGACCGACGACGTGCTCTTCGCGACCGGGTCGGCCGTCCTCAACCCGGACGGGCACACCGTGCTGGGCGAGATCGCGCCGGTGCTGCTCGACGCCCCGAACACCGTCGTGATCGAGGGGCACACCGACGACCAGCCGATGAACCGCGGCGGGTACACGAACTGGAACCTGTCGACCGACCGCGCCATCGCCGTGCTCCAGCACCTCGGCGAGGTCCACGGCTTCCCGTACGACCGGATCTCCGCCGCCGGCTACGGCGAGCACCGGCCGCTGGTCCCGAACGACAGCCCCGAGAACCGCGCGACGAACCGCCGGGTGGAGATCCTCATCGTCGCCCTCGACCTGTCGGACTCGGGCGTCGCACCGCCGCCGGTCGGCGTCGAGCCCCCGATCCTCGACTTCTCCGAGCCGCTCCCCGGCACGGCCACCCCCGCCGGCGGGTCGACGTCGGTCGCCACGATCATCGGCGGCTGACGGCATCGACGGCTGACCAGCACCGCGGCTGACCAGGTCCGCCCGGCCCCGCCGCGCCTGCCACACTGGGCGGGGTGGAGACGACACGAGTCGACAAGTGGCTGTGGTCGATCCGGCTCTACAAGACCCGGACGGCCGCAGGGCAGGCGTGCCGCGCCGGTCACGTCCGCGTCAACGGCGACCGGGTGAAGCCCGCTGCAGCGGTCGGCGTCGGCGACGTGGTCGAGGCGCGGGTCGGTGACTGGCCCCGCGTGGTCGAGGTCGCCCGGGTCATCGAGACCCGCGTCGGGGCGAAGGTGGCCGTCGACTGCTACGTGGACCGGTCCCCACCGCCGCCGACGCGCGACGTGACCCACCTGCTCGAGGGCATCCGCGATCCCGGCGCCGGCCGGCCGACGAAGAAGGACCGCCGCGAGATGGAGCGCCTGAAGGGCCGTCGGGCCCGCTGACGCTAGCTGCCGGCCTCCGGCCGCAGGGTCGGGAACAGGATGACGTCGCGGATGGACTCGACGCCGGCCAGCAGCATGACGAGCCGGTCGATGCCGACCCCGAGGCCGCCGGTGGGCGGCAGGCCGTACTCGAGGGCGCGCAGGTAGTCCTCGTCGACGACCATCGCCTCGGCGTCCCCTGCGGCCTTCGCGGCGGCCTGCGCCTCGAACCGCGCGCGCTGGTCGACGGGGTCGGCGAGCTCGGAGAACCCGTTGGCGAGCTCGCGTCCGGC
It encodes:
- a CDS encoding flagellar motor protein MotB, with protein sequence MAKHRCKEPDPPADTGRWLGTYGDMVTLLMAFFVMLFAVSDTNAKKFEAFVSGLAGPFDNPAVEMGLVNGTRLEDTSATPISLIAPQRNQSDPEDPLVDELGETDTGAAGEAAEQLNAVEEQLEEALSDLEIPISADIRDDERGLVISISTDDVLFATGSAVLNPDGHTVLGEIAPVLLDAPNTVVIEGHTDDQPMNRGGYTNWNLSTDRAIAVLQHLGEVHGFPYDRISAAGYGEHRPLVPNDSPENRATNRRVEILIVALDLSDSGVAPPPVGVEPPILDFSEPLPGTATPAGGSTSVATIIGG
- a CDS encoding RNA-binding S4 domain-containing protein, which produces METTRVDKWLWSIRLYKTRTAAGQACRAGHVRVNGDRVKPAAAVGVGDVVEARVGDWPRVVEVARVIETRVGAKVAVDCYVDRSPPPPTRDVTHLLEGIRDPGAGRPTKKDRREMERLKGRRAR
- a CDS encoding ATP-dependent Clp protease ATP-binding subunit, translating into MFERFTDRARRVVVLAQEEARMLNHNYIGTEHILLGLIHEGEGVAAKALESLGISLEGVREQVEEIIGQGQTAPAGHIPFTPRAKKVLELSLREALQLGHNYIGTEHILLGLIREGEGVAAQVLQKLGADLNRVRQQVIQLLSGYAGGESGSSTSGSGQKAGVSGGSGEGESKGSAVLDQFGRNLTQHARDGKLDPVIGRKREIERVMQVLSRRTKNNPVLIGEPGVGKTAIVEGLAQMIVAGSIPETLKDKQLYTLDLGALVAGSRYRGDFEERLKKVLKEITTRGDIILFIDELHTLVGAGAAEGAIDAASILKPMLARGELQTIGATTIDEYRKYLEKDAALERRFQPITVEQPSIAHTIEILKGLRDRYEAHHRVTITDDALVAAANLADRYISDRFLPDKAIDLIDEAGSRLRIRRLTAPPDLQDLEDEANEVRKQKEAAIDDQDFEKAARLRDEEKKLLERKAAREKEWKSDGMDSVLTLDEEDIAEVLSNWTGIPVFKLTEEETQKLLRMESELHKRIIGQEEAIAAVSKSIRRTRSGLKDPKRPAGSFIFLGPSGVGKTELAKTLAEFLFGDEDALIHLDMSEYMEKHTVSRLIGSPPGYVGYEEGGQLTEAVRRRPFSVVLFDEVEKAHPDVFNSLLQILEDGRLTDSQGKSVDFKNTVLIMTSNLGTRELGRTQTGFGVQDEASHYERMKSQVDDELKRHFRPEFLNRIDDTIVFHPLTQEQVKAIVDLMMKRVKGQLKAKALDIELTEDAKDWLSKKGYDPTLGARPLRRTIQREIEDALSEKLLYGEFSANQLIVADIEEDAVVFRAVDAPEVPPMELAGTGSDAED
- the nucS gene encoding endonuclease NucS; this encodes MRLLGARCTVDYDGRLTAHLPEARRLIMVKADGCVAIHADGGAYKPLNWMNAPNTLAEEPDRWVVTSPKGETLTIQLHERIWEAATELGEDPGLTKDGVEAHLQELLAANTAPLGDALTLVRREYPTDIGPVDLLLRDAEGRAVAVEIKRRGEIDGVEQLARYLERMERDPLLRPVRGIFAAQVIKPQARVMAEARGIACVEVDYDALRGIESDELRLF
- a CDS encoding motility protein A, producing MDIALIGGLAMAFLSIIVSTVMDGNSFGPLIGPSSFVLVFFGALGSAMSSLDKEDLGRIVPSILKSIKGASFDNSATVTMMAQLADVARREGVLALESRLGEIEDEFLKKGTQLILDGVDSERVEETLMIHMEAVGTRHKKMISFHEAVGGYMPTFGMIGTVIGLINMLGNLADPSQLGAGMAVALLTTLYGVIFANMMFLPFASKLKLISDAEQASMQVVLDGILSIQAGMSPQMLVERLESYLPPSEHVGYSDRMAAAA
- a CDS encoding cell wall-binding repeat-containing protein; translation: MRRQLIVVLVVGMLAGVMALPAAAHPERDATFPSGQLGTPTYRFDGPTEVVCKPDTPARLRVLPPELRQRNEALLAECEHTHLNEAIDEIRASGEQGTRILLMPGVYREEPYVGAVDESCMDIGTTEGDGGIDIGPIPLPPLDDPAEDEGNNDPGSLILTYDEQVECPYLQNLIPILGDSDGDGVCDNALCDLQIEGTGASPLDTVIDGDYSQLNGIRGDRADGLYLRNFTVQRFEFNAVYVLETDGFAFEEVLTRWNDEYGFLSFAVDHGLYQNCEGYGNGDSAIYPGSATDLNAEAGLFDDNEGLRLGTEIRGCRGHHNTLGYSGTAGNSVHTHHNEFDHNAVGAAMDSLFPDHPGLPQDHAYFHDNLFHSNNTGYFEDFVQQGVCTGPFSERDYDEGVVCPVVPLPVGSGIVLAGGNYNLYEHNTIYDNWRNGTFQFFVPATLRGEDDPLLQFDTSNFNTWRENAYGINPNGLAQPNGTDMVWDGEGEGNCWEGNTGVDGEATSAVGDGSGTAQVPGIPLPSDCDNRPPFTPGPGILAAATCAEYDRDDMPNPPLCNWFSTPEPPAGRAPEGATIERLAGDERIGTALEVSREAFPGAAANVVIATSEQFADALAGAPLAAHLEAPLLITPRAGLDDRVAEEIARLGATRAWLLGGTAALDDQVVTDLAAAGIEDVTRIGGGDRFQTAVMIAESIGSGNAFLVEGNDFASALAASAVGALVTRPVLLTPAEELAPSVRSFLQGGQVVDVRVVGQAVSEAVEGSLPEVDPDISDVERTAGADALETSALMAELGIQMGQDDTGWWIATVENWPDALGAAAAAAVAEGVLLQVPADSLGEPASALLGEKAAVAEDIRVVGGTAALSDDVVAELAEVTGGVEGDTRGDRSHGEYRSVGSIAPLPEASEAYGEVSGTATMVRTVHGTTEVELQVQGLPASTTVPVHVHVDTCANSGGDHFQFTPGGSTMPPNEIHPSFISDAQGVGRGTATAFAIAGPEARSVVLHDPDGNKVACANLSDPGLPDGVATTPALASWMAPPAVYADSLSHRLFADGQIWWWAAVAAWLIGSVLLHRTIRRRRH